From the Methanobrevibacter thaueri genome, the window AATCCAGAAATAATAAAGAAATTATACAAGACTAAAACTGGAATTCTAACATTTTTAGACTATCAAATGAAAAATTGGACTGAAAAACACTTGAAAATTAAATAAGCCTATAAAATTTTACAGACTCAAAAAAAAGAAAAGGTAATGGGCTCAGTCGTTTGCCCATCTTTTGAGTTTAGGGAAAACTTCCCTCATCATTGCGCTTGCTTCGGCCTTATCGATTTCAGGGTGGACTTCAACCATCTTGTCGATGCAGAAATTCATCATTTCATCCATTGACATGTCTGATGTGAATTCCCCGTCCTTGAAGCAGTAAATGCAGTAGTCCTCATTTTTACTGCCGTCGGCATTTGTTGCGAATAGCTCATCGTCCGCCAGCGGCATTGCACAAGATTGACAGAATTTTTGGTTTTCAAATTCATTCATAATATAACCTCTACTATTACTTTGGCATGAGAATATTTAAAGCAATTGGGAGAGCCTTTGGGAAGTAAAGACTAAAGTGAAACGTCCGTCTTTGTGAAGTAGATATATGAAATAATCAATCCTATTGCGAAAGTGGCCAGAATAATGCCGTAGGATAGTGAAATGCTTGCATTATAGCCTGCAATCTCACCTGATGCGATTAAATATGGGCATACCCAAGGAACATAAGGCGCCCAATTCTGGCCATAGATCAACATGTTGACCAATGTCAAGCCTGCTCCTCCGACCATTGCCGGCACCATATTTGTAATCACCAATGAAAGGAATACGAATGGAGAGAATGTTAAAAACAGTAGCACGTTTGCAAAGAGAAGCTGGATAAAGCTGTCAATGAATAATTTTAGGCTAAATCCCTCAAGGCCTGCAATAAAACCAAAGACAAGTGTTGATAAACTTGTAACAACAGTTAAAATTAAAATCCAAACTAAAAACATGACATATTTGCTTAACAAGAAATTTCCTCGAGACACCGGAATAGTGAGCATTGTCTTAAGAGTATGTTCATTGTATTCCCTTCCGAACAGGTAGGAAATCATTATTGCAAAAAGCAGAACTGCAAACAATGCAGACATATACATATTTACATTATTGAACAACAATTCAAAAGTATTTCCTTCATCAAATGCAAAAACTGCGATAAACATTAAAAACGGAGGTAAAATTGCCCCCATTAAACTCAACAGGAATATGTTTGATCTTTTAAGTTTTAAGAATTCCATTTCTATGAAAGTTAACATCCTATCACCTCAATTATTGGAAACGAATCTTGTAAAGAACTCTTCCAAGTTTTCTTCACACAAATTCACCTTTCTAACATCAATTCCTGCCTTAACAAACAATGCATTGAATTTATCCCTCATGTTAAGATGGGAATAGAGACGAATCGTATTGTTGTCAATTGTATAATCATCATTTTCCTTAAGCTCCAATTCCCTAAAGATAATTTGTGCAAGATTAATGTCTGACACTTCAAATTCGACAAACTTGTTTAAGCGGTCATGCAACTCCTCTCTTGAGATTTCATCAATCAAAACACCATTGTCCATAAAACCTATGACATCGGCAAGATTTTCGATTTCACTCAATATATGTGATGAAATGAGAATTGTTATTCCGAATTCATGGGACAATCTTTTAAGCAATGTCCTGATTTCCTTTATTCCAAAAGGGTCAAGACCATTAATCGGTTCGTCCAAAATCAGCAATTCCGGATTATGCAAAATAGCCGCAGCTATTCCCAAACGTTGCTTCATTCCCAATGAGAAATCCTTGAACCTTTTTGATTTCGCATCTGCCAGATTGACCATTTCAAGAACCAGCCTGATTTTTTGAGGATTATAATCGCCCCTTATTTTTCCAATGATTTTCAAGTTTTCATATGCTGTCAGATTCTCATAAAATCCTGGAGTTTCAATGATTGAACCTATTTTCGGATAGATTTCATTGTAATGTCTTTTTGGATCCTTTCCGAAAAGGAGTATTTCTCCACCGCTTGGATATGTGAGGTTCAGTAGCATACACATTGTTGTGGTTTTTCCGGCCCCGTTTTTTCCCAAAAGACCGTATATTTTCCCCTTTTCAACATGCATATTTACTGAATTCACAACCTTCCTCTTGGAATATGTTTTTGACAGATTGTTTGTTTCGATAACGTAGTCTACCATGTTTAAAACTCCTGTTAATATCACTAAAAAAAAAGAAAATGGAATGTTTAAAAGCATTCCAATTATTTGATTGATTCTCTATATATTGATCCGCAAACCCTGTTGAAGAACACACTGCAGTAGGAAGTCACAAACAATGCTTCAATCACTGATATGACAGTTGATATGACTATTGCCTGATTGTTAATTGCCGCAGCAAATATTACGGTCAAAAAGCTTAAGATAACTCCAACAGCAAGATTGATAATCATGAACACTATCACTGTAAAGATGACTGTTCCGATATACTTGCCCCAACCGAGATTGGAGATGTTGTCGATTATCTCCCTAAAGTCAAATGCCTTTTTTAGGCTGTCATGGGCAATCATATTGTTCAATGCCATGATAAGGATTAAATAACAGATAAGACTCAATAAAACTGAAATTATCATTAGGACCGGCCATACATATGAGTTGTTTGTAACCATTATTGCCAAAAACAGCACAACCATTGAAGGGATGCTGTATACAATAGTTACAAAGAGATATTTTATTCCCTTGATGAACATTCCAAGTATATCATCAAATCCCGGAAGGTCATCCTTCCTGTCTATTGAAAAGCCAATCACATTATACTGATATCCCAGTATAAACAATAATACAATGAATCCCACTATAAGCATCGCAATAGCCAAATAAACATCTCCATGAGGCAGATGTGAATATCCTAAAGTGGATGCTGTAACGTTGGTTTTTTCCAAAGTGTGTATGATCATCCTAGTTACATCAACGGTCTTAATGGTAA encodes:
- a CDS encoding zinc ribbon domain-containing protein, yielding MNEFENQKFCQSCAMPLADDELFATNADGSKNEDYCIYCFKDGEFTSDMSMDEMMNFCIDKMVEVHPEIDKAEASAMMREVFPKLKRWAND
- a CDS encoding ABC transporter permease; translation: MLTFIEMEFLKLKRSNIFLLSLMGAILPPFLMFIAVFAFDEGNTFELLFNNVNMYMSALFAVLLFAIMISYLFGREYNEHTLKTMLTIPVSRGNFLLSKYVMFLVWILILTVVTSLSTLVFGFIAGLEGFSLKLFIDSFIQLLFANVLLFLTFSPFVFLSLVITNMVPAMVGGAGLTLVNMLIYGQNWAPYVPWVCPYLIASGEIAGYNASISLSYGIILATFAIGLIISYIYFTKTDVSL
- a CDS encoding ABC transporter ATP-binding protein, producing MVDYVIETNNLSKTYSKRKVVNSVNMHVEKGKIYGLLGKNGAGKTTTMCMLLNLTYPSGGEILLFGKDPKRHYNEIYPKIGSIIETPGFYENLTAYENLKIIGKIRGDYNPQKIRLVLEMVNLADAKSKRFKDFSLGMKQRLGIAAAILHNPELLILDEPINGLDPFGIKEIRTLLKRLSHEFGITILISSHILSEIENLADVIGFMDNGVLIDEISREELHDRLNKFVEFEVSDINLAQIIFRELELKENDDYTIDNNTIRLYSHLNMRDKFNALFVKAGIDVRKVNLCEENLEEFFTRFVSNN
- a CDS encoding DUF4013 domain-containing protein is translated as MASITDCVVEGLKYPFNDIKKLLGFGILFVIFDLITMAFTIKTVDVTRMIIHTLEKTNVTASTLGYSHLPHGDVYLAIAMLIVGFIVLLFILGYQYNVIGFSIDRKDDLPGFDDILGMFIKGIKYLFVTIVYSIPSMVVLFLAIMVTNNSYVWPVLMIISVLLSLICYLILIMALNNMIAHDSLKKAFDFREIIDNISNLGWGKYIGTVIFTVIVFMIINLAVGVILSFLTVIFAAAINNQAIVISTVISVIEALFVTSYCSVFFNRVCGSIYRESIK